The Chitiniphilus purpureus sequence AAATCACACGGCATCGCCAATTTCGAGGAATACAAGAACCGGATCGATGCCGTGAATTTTTCGCTCAGCCATGACGACGGCGTGATGCCACGCGATCTGGCCGAAGCGGACGTGATCCTGATCGGCGTCTCCCGCTCGGGCAAGACGCCCACCTGCCTGTACCTTGCGCTGCAATTCGGCATCAAGGCGGCCAACTACCCGCTCACGCCCGAGGATTTCGGCAACCATACCCTGCCCAAGCTGCTGCTGCCCTACCGCAACAAGCTCTTCGGCTTGACCATCGACCCCGAGCGGCTCTCGCAGATCCGGCAGGAACGCAAACCGGGCAGCAAATACTCCTCGCTGGAGAACTGCCAGTTCGAGACCGAGGAAGCCGCAGCGCTGATGCGGCACGTGGGCGTGCCTTATCTGAACACCACCACCCTGTCGATCGAGGAACTGGCCACCACCATCATGCACCGTACCGGTCTGGTACGGCGGGTGTACTGAGGCGGCGCTGCGGCGGAGCGGCCCGGCTGGGCCGCGCAACGGCCATCGCCGCATCAAACGCCGTGAAGGCAATGCCGGGCTTGCATCGCAGCGGCACGTCGCTTGCTGGGACGCGCCGACCTTCCGTGCGCTCCGTGGCGATGCCCTTGCCGGCCCGGACCCTGTTCACAGGCCCGAACCAGACGTTAAACTCTCGCCTTTGCGACCCGCCCCGCGTTTGTCATGCCCGCACCCACCGATACGCCGGCCGTCTTCGATTTCAAGAGTCAATCACTCAAACTGCTGTCGTTCGTGCCGGCCACCCTCGATTGCGGGAAGCTGGAAGCCGCGTTGCGCGCCAAGCTTGGCGACGGTGAACACATGCTGAGCGGCGAGCAGCTGATCGTGGACTTCGACACTCTGCCCAGCATGCCCAGCGCGCTCGAAATCACCGCATTGATACGCCTGCTCGGCCAGTTCGGCCTCAAGGCGGTCGCGGCGCGTGGCGGCAACGATGCACAGCGGGCGGCGGCGCGTGACGCCGGGCTGGTGGTGCTTGCGAACGAGACGGCGCCAGCGATACCGCCCAGCGTCAGGACACCCGAGCGGCCGGTGCCGGCCATGGTGGTGAACCGTCCGGTACGGACCGGCCAGCAGGTCTATGCGCGCGGTGGTGATCTGGTGGTGTTGGCCCTGGTCTCGGCGGGTGCCGAGGTGATCGCCGACGGCAATATCCATGTCTATGCCCCGCTGCGCGGCCGCGCGCTCGCCGGTGCGCGCGGCGATGCCGGCGCGCGTGTCTTCACCACCTGCCTCGAAGCCGAGCTGGTGTCGATCAACGGCGTATACCGGACCCTGGACGAGGGCCTGCCCGCATCGCTCAAGGCGAAACCTGCGCAGGTGCGGCTCGACCAGGACAAGCTGGTGATCGAGGCGCTCGGCGGCTAGCACCGCACCAACATTGGCGCCCCGCCATCGCGGAGCGCCGCATTATCGAAGAACCAGAGGATGCACACAGTGGCGAAAATCATCGTCGTAACGTCGGGCAAGGGTGGCGTGGGCAAGACCACCACCAGCGCGAGCTTTGCCTCCGGCCTTGCGCTGCGCGGCTTCAAGACCGCCGTGATCGATTTCGACGTCGGCCTGCGCAACCTTGACCTCATCATGGGTTGCGAGCGCCGTGTGGTGTATGACCTGATCAATGTGATCCAGGGCGAAGCCACACTGCGCCAGGCGCTGATCAAGGACAAACACTGCGACAACCTGTTCATCCTGCCCGCCTCGCAGACCCGCGACAAGGAAGCCCTCACCCGCGACGGCGTGGAAAACGTGATCAAGGAGCTGATCCACGACGGTTTCGACTACATCGTCTGCGACAGCCCGGCCGGCATCGAGTCAGGCGCGTTGATGGCCGCCTATTTCGCCGACGAGGCGCTGATCGTCACCAATCCGGAAGTCAGTTCGGTGCGTGACTCGGACCGCATCATCGGCATCCTGGACGCCAAGTCGCGCAAGGCCGAGGAAGGCGGCACGGTCAAGACCCATCTCCTGATCACCCGCTACTCGCCGAAGCGGGTCGATTCGGGCGAGATGCTCTCGCTCGACGACGTGCAGCATCTGTTGCGCATCCCACTGATCGGCGTGATCCCGGAATCCGAGACCGTGCTGCAGGCGTCCAACGCCGGTACGCCGGCCATCCATCTGGCCGGCACCGATGTGTCCGAAGCGTACAAGGACGTGGTGGGCCGCTTTCTGGGCGAGGACAAGCCACTGCGCTTCATCGAGGCGCCGAAAACGCCGTTCTGGAAACGGCTGTTCGGAGGTTGATGCATGTCGATTCTGAGTTACTTCTTCGGAGAGAAGAAAAAGAGCGCCTCGGTGGCACGCGAACGGTTGCAGATCATCCTCGCGCATGAACGCGCCGGACGCGATGCACCCGACTACCTGCCGGCGCTGCAGAAGGAGCTGGTCGAGGTGATTTCCAAGTACGTGGCCATCAATCCGGACGACATCAAGGTGCACCTGGACAAGAAGGACGACTTCGAAGTGCTGGAAGTCAACATCGTGCTCCCCGAACCGAACAAGCGCTAGACCGATCCATTGCCGCTGCGCCGACAAAAGCCCCGTGCTTTCCAGGCACTCTGGACCCGCCCATGCCGATTACCATCAAGACTGCCGAAGACATTGCCAGGATGCGCGTTGCCGGCCGCCTCGCCTCCGAGGTGCTCGACTATCTCACCCCGTATGTGAAGCCCGGGGTGACCACCGCCGAGCTGAACCGGCTGGGCCATGACTACATGGTCAACGTGCAGGGCACGGTGCCGGCCACGCTCAACTACACCCCGCCCGGCCACACCCCCTACCCGGCCTCGCTGTGCACGTCGGTGAACCAGGTGGTCTGCCATGGCATCCCGAACGACAAGCCGCTCAGGAACGGCGATGTGCTCAACATCGACATCACCGTGATCAAGGATGGCTACCACGGCGACACCAGCCGGATGTTCATCGTCGGGGAAGCGGCCAGCCACGCCCGGCGGCTGATCCAGGTCACCTTCGACTGCATGTGGCTCGGCATCGAGCAGGTGCGCCCCGGTGCGCACCTGGGCGACATCGGCGCCGCGATCCAGAGATACGCCGAGAAGGCGGGCTACTCGGTGGTGCGCGAGTTCTGCGGCCACGGCATCGGCCAAGTGTTCCACGAGGAGCCGCAGGTGCTGCACTACGGCCGGCCCGGCAGCGGGGTCGAGCTCAAGCCGGGCATGATCTTCACCATTGAGCCGATGATCAATGCCGGCCGCCGCGAGATCAAGGGCATGCCCGACGGCTGGACCATCGTCACCAAGGACCGCTCGCTGTCGGCGCAGTGGGAACATACCGTGCTGGTCACCGAGACCGGCTACGAAGTGCTGACGCAATCGGCCGGTTCGCTGCCGTGCCCGGCGCACTGGCTGCTGGGATGAGCGTGACGGCACGGCGCTGAGGCGGCACGGCGTGGACCCCGGCAGCCCTGGCCCCACCACCGCACAGGCCCCGCTGCGCTCGCTGGCAGTGCTGCGTGAAGCGCATGTCTCGGCCAAGCAGGCACTGATGCAGGCCTGCGGCGATCCACGGCTGTCGGCACCGCTGCTGCGCCGGCTGGCGCGGCTGACCGACCGCACGCTGGCGGAACTGTGGGGACGCCACCGTTTTCCCGCCGAAACACTGCTGGTGGCGGTGGGCGGCTACGGGCGCGGCGAGCTGTATCCGTTCTCCGACGTGGATCTTTTGATCCTGCTGCCCGACACCCCGTCGCCGGCCTTGCTCGAAGAGCTGGAAGTGCTGGTCGGCGAGCTGTGGGACATCGGTCTGGAGGTCGGGCATGCGGTGCGGACCGTTGCCGACTGCCTGGCCGAGGCGGAAAAGGACATCACGGTGCAGACCGCACTGATCGAGGCACGCCGGGTCGCCGGCGACCGTGCACGCTTCGACGACTTCCTCGCCGCGGTGCTGCGCCACGTCGATCCCAAGAATTTCTTCGAAGCCAAGCTGCTGGAGCAGCAGGCGCGCTACGGCAAGTTCCAGAACGCCACCTACAAGCTCGAACCCAATATCAAGGAAGCGCCGGGCGGGCTGCGCGACCTGCATCTGGTCGGCTGGATCGCAGCGGCGCTGGGCCTGGGGCGTGACTGGCGCGCGCTGGCCGCGCAAGGGTTGCTGACCGGAGAGGAAAGCCTCAAGCTGCGCCGCGCCGAGCGGGTGTTGCGCACCTACCGCATCCAGCTGCACCGGCTCGCCCGGCGGCGGGAGGACCGCATCCTGTTCGACCACCAGAACCGGCTGGCGCAGGACTTCGGCTTCACCGATGACCATTTCAACCGCGCCAGCGAGCAGCTGATGGCCCACTACTACCGCGCCGCGCGGGTGGTTGGCCAGCTCACGCCCCTGCTGGTGCAGGCGCTGC is a genomic window containing:
- the ppsR gene encoding posphoenolpyruvate synthetase regulatory kinase/phosphorylase PpsR; protein product: MPRTAFFVSDRTGLTSEMLGHTLLTQFEDVNFRRITLPFVDTREKALEAVEKIRQQAITDQCRPLVFCTMIDNDLRAIFQFEEGFTLNFFEAFIGPLEQELGRKSSHTVGKSHGIANFEEYKNRIDAVNFSLSHDDGVMPRDLAEADVILIGVSRSGKTPTCLYLALQFGIKAANYPLTPEDFGNHTLPKLLLPYRNKLFGLTIDPERLSQIRQERKPGSKYSSLENCQFETEEAAALMRHVGVPYLNTTTLSIEELATTIMHRTGLVRRVY
- the minC gene encoding septum site-determining protein MinC, whose product is MPAPTDTPAVFDFKSQSLKLLSFVPATLDCGKLEAALRAKLGDGEHMLSGEQLIVDFDTLPSMPSALEITALIRLLGQFGLKAVAARGGNDAQRAAARDAGLVVLANETAPAIPPSVRTPERPVPAMVVNRPVRTGQQVYARGGDLVVLALVSAGAEVIADGNIHVYAPLRGRALAGARGDAGARVFTTCLEAELVSINGVYRTLDEGLPASLKAKPAQVRLDQDKLVIEALGG
- the minD gene encoding septum site-determining protein MinD; the encoded protein is MAKIIVVTSGKGGVGKTTTSASFASGLALRGFKTAVIDFDVGLRNLDLIMGCERRVVYDLINVIQGEATLRQALIKDKHCDNLFILPASQTRDKEALTRDGVENVIKELIHDGFDYIVCDSPAGIESGALMAAYFADEALIVTNPEVSSVRDSDRIIGILDAKSRKAEEGGTVKTHLLITRYSPKRVDSGEMLSLDDVQHLLRIPLIGVIPESETVLQASNAGTPAIHLAGTDVSEAYKDVVGRFLGEDKPLRFIEAPKTPFWKRLFGG
- the minE gene encoding cell division topological specificity factor MinE, with the protein product MSILSYFFGEKKKSASVARERLQIILAHERAGRDAPDYLPALQKELVEVISKYVAINPDDIKVHLDKKDDFEVLEVNIVLPEPNKR
- the map gene encoding type I methionyl aminopeptidase; this encodes MPITIKTAEDIARMRVAGRLASEVLDYLTPYVKPGVTTAELNRLGHDYMVNVQGTVPATLNYTPPGHTPYPASLCTSVNQVVCHGIPNDKPLRNGDVLNIDITVIKDGYHGDTSRMFIVGEAASHARRLIQVTFDCMWLGIEQVRPGAHLGDIGAAIQRYAEKAGYSVVREFCGHGIGQVFHEEPQVLHYGRPGSGVELKPGMIFTIEPMINAGRREIKGMPDGWTIVTKDRSLSAQWEHTVLVTETGYEVLTQSAGSLPCPAHWLLG